In Erpetoichthys calabaricus chromosome 4, fErpCal1.3, whole genome shotgun sequence, one genomic interval encodes:
- the LOC114650004 gene encoding uncharacterized protein LOC114650004 isoform X1: protein MEHILADKKKTAALLLYLKRRRRRMIWVNPQNQRRKQEGDYYILMSQLHLDRDRHRAYFRMSAEQMEDLLCLIGPDITKMSTNYRAPIEPKQRLAVTLRYLGSGESFTSLALSYRLGISTVSACVEDTCKAIIKRMLQCHMSLPSEDEWKAISQNFGQKWNFPNCLGAIDVKRIHIKVPTHIGSQYFHYEKETSVFLLALVDADYQFRMINVSEFKGDEGLYASSSIGKGLENKSLNIPEDYVLPDQSYGDKLPFTIVGTAAFPLKTYLMRVYPGQSLSKEKRIFNYRLLRATDVAENAFGILTSRWRIFYGRIKLHPKKVEQLITAACILHNYVLNPSECEGWLYEGETTGGSLESVHNVGSNRANWNAVCIRKMFCQYFCSPEGSLPWQVKMV from the exons ATGG AGCACATACTAGCAGACAAAAAGAAGACTGCAGCTCTTCTTCTTTACTTGAAACGGCGGCGACGCAGGATGATATGGGTGAATCCACAGAACCAAAGGCGAAAACAGGAAGGAGACTATTATATCTTGATGTCCCAGTTACATTTAGATAGAGACCGTCATCGTGCCTATTTTCGCATGAGTGCAGAACAGATGGAAGATCTCCTGTGTTTAATTGGGCCGGATATTACAAAGATGTCAACAAATTACAGAGCTCCTATTGAACCAAAGCAAAGGCTAGCAGTCACACTCAG gtatCTGGGATCAGGTGAATCATTTACCAGTCTTGCACTGAGTTATCGACTTGGCATTTCAACTGTATCAGCTTGCGTAGAGGACACTTGCAAAGCAATTATTAAAAGAATGTTACAGTGTCACATGTCTCTTCCCAGTGAGGATGAGTGGAAAGCCATTTCCCAGAATTTTGGACAAAAGTGGAATTTTCCCAACTGCCTTGGGGCAATTGATGTAAAACGCATTCACATTAAGGTTCCCACACACATTGGAAGCCAGTATTTTCACTATGAAAAAGAAACCTCAGTTTTTCTGCTGGCTTTAGTTGATGCAGATTATCAGTTTAGAATGATAAATGTTTCTGAATTTAAAGGTGATGAAGGACTTTATGCAAGCTCTTCAATTGGAAAAGGATTAGAAAACAAGTCTCTAAACATTCCTGAAGATTATGTTTTACCAGATCAAAGTTATGGTGATAAGTTGCCATTCACTATTGTGGGTACTGCAGCTTTCCcacttaaaacatatttaatgagAGTGTACCCTGGCCAAAGCCTTTCGAAAGAGAAGCGTATTTTCAACTACCGTTTGTTAAGGGCAACAGATGTAGCAGAAAATGCCTTTGGAATTCTTACTTCAAGATGGAGGATCTTTTATGGGAGAATTAAACTTCATCCCAAAAAGGTTGAACAACTGATAACAGCTGCATGTATTCTACATAATTATGTACTAAATCCCAGTGAATGTGAGGGATGGCTTTATGAAGGTGAAACAACTGGTGGCAGTCTAGAATCTGTGCACAACGTGGGTAGTAATCGAGCAAATTGGAATGCCGTTTGCATCAGAAAAATGTTCTGCCAATATTTCTGCTCGCCAGAAGGAAGCTTACCGTGGCAGGTTAAAATGGTGTGA
- the LOC114650004 gene encoding uncharacterized protein LOC114650004 isoform X2 — MIWVNPQNQRRKQEGDYYILMSQLHLDRDRHRAYFRMSAEQMEDLLCLIGPDITKMSTNYRAPIEPKQRLAVTLRYLGSGESFTSLALSYRLGISTVSACVEDTCKAIIKRMLQCHMSLPSEDEWKAISQNFGQKWNFPNCLGAIDVKRIHIKVPTHIGSQYFHYEKETSVFLLALVDADYQFRMINVSEFKGDEGLYASSSIGKGLENKSLNIPEDYVLPDQSYGDKLPFTIVGTAAFPLKTYLMRVYPGQSLSKEKRIFNYRLLRATDVAENAFGILTSRWRIFYGRIKLHPKKVEQLITAACILHNYVLNPSECEGWLYEGETTGGSLESVHNVGSNRANWNAVCIRKMFCQYFCSPEGSLPWQVKMV, encoded by the exons ATGATATGGGTGAATCCACAGAACCAAAGGCGAAAACAGGAAGGAGACTATTATATCTTGATGTCCCAGTTACATTTAGATAGAGACCGTCATCGTGCCTATTTTCGCATGAGTGCAGAACAGATGGAAGATCTCCTGTGTTTAATTGGGCCGGATATTACAAAGATGTCAACAAATTACAGAGCTCCTATTGAACCAAAGCAAAGGCTAGCAGTCACACTCAG gtatCTGGGATCAGGTGAATCATTTACCAGTCTTGCACTGAGTTATCGACTTGGCATTTCAACTGTATCAGCTTGCGTAGAGGACACTTGCAAAGCAATTATTAAAAGAATGTTACAGTGTCACATGTCTCTTCCCAGTGAGGATGAGTGGAAAGCCATTTCCCAGAATTTTGGACAAAAGTGGAATTTTCCCAACTGCCTTGGGGCAATTGATGTAAAACGCATTCACATTAAGGTTCCCACACACATTGGAAGCCAGTATTTTCACTATGAAAAAGAAACCTCAGTTTTTCTGCTGGCTTTAGTTGATGCAGATTATCAGTTTAGAATGATAAATGTTTCTGAATTTAAAGGTGATGAAGGACTTTATGCAAGCTCTTCAATTGGAAAAGGATTAGAAAACAAGTCTCTAAACATTCCTGAAGATTATGTTTTACCAGATCAAAGTTATGGTGATAAGTTGCCATTCACTATTGTGGGTACTGCAGCTTTCCcacttaaaacatatttaatgagAGTGTACCCTGGCCAAAGCCTTTCGAAAGAGAAGCGTATTTTCAACTACCGTTTGTTAAGGGCAACAGATGTAGCAGAAAATGCCTTTGGAATTCTTACTTCAAGATGGAGGATCTTTTATGGGAGAATTAAACTTCATCCCAAAAAGGTTGAACAACTGATAACAGCTGCATGTATTCTACATAATTATGTACTAAATCCCAGTGAATGTGAGGGATGGCTTTATGAAGGTGAAACAACTGGTGGCAGTCTAGAATCTGTGCACAACGTGGGTAGTAATCGAGCAAATTGGAATGCCGTTTGCATCAGAAAAATGTTCTGCCAATATTTCTGCTCGCCAGAAGGAAGCTTACCGTGGCAGGTTAAAATGGTGTGA